Proteins from a single region of Longimicrobium sp.:
- a CDS encoding S41 family peptidase, with amino-acid sequence MKTRMPRASAADQPRRSSLRRSLAAALLLPALAGGFALQALGGRPGEQMFHEVISALSARGIDSISDAQLYEKAARGLLVQIGDPYAELFSPEQLAQFSRETLRNSYGGVGMQITTVRDTALVTRVFEGSPAARAGVRPGDRVIGAAGENVTGQPVDQVTRRLLGEPGTNVAVDYHRPGVGTIHHEFTRERIRYPSVAYAVMLEPGIGYVPLEGFNDSSGEEVLRALVSLRKSGAHAFVLDLRGNGGGSLEQAIRISDLFLKPGQSILRAEFRNAPTENVLARTEPVVPDAPLVVLTDENAASASEIVAGALQDHDRAVIIGETTF; translated from the coding sequence ATGAAGACCCGGATGCCCCGCGCTTCCGCCGCCGACCAGCCGCGCCGCAGCTCCCTTCGCCGCTCGCTCGCCGCCGCGCTGCTGCTTCCCGCGTTGGCGGGCGGCTTTGCACTGCAGGCCCTCGGCGGCCGGCCCGGCGAGCAGATGTTCCACGAGGTGATCTCCGCTCTTTCCGCGCGCGGGATCGACTCCATCTCCGACGCGCAGCTGTACGAAAAGGCGGCGCGCGGGCTCCTGGTGCAGATCGGCGATCCCTACGCGGAGCTGTTTTCGCCCGAGCAGCTGGCGCAGTTCTCCCGCGAAACGCTGCGGAACTCGTACGGCGGCGTGGGCATGCAGATCACCACCGTGCGCGATACGGCGCTGGTCACCCGCGTGTTCGAGGGCTCGCCCGCGGCGCGCGCGGGGGTGCGGCCCGGCGACCGGGTGATCGGCGCGGCGGGCGAGAACGTCACCGGGCAGCCGGTGGACCAGGTTACCCGGCGGCTGCTCGGGGAGCCGGGCACCAACGTCGCGGTCGATTACCATCGCCCGGGGGTGGGCACCATCCACCACGAGTTCACCCGCGAGCGAATCCGCTATCCCTCCGTGGCGTACGCGGTGATGCTGGAGCCGGGGATCGGCTACGTGCCGCTGGAGGGATTCAACGACAGCTCGGGCGAAGAGGTGCTGCGCGCGCTGGTGAGCCTGCGGAAGTCCGGCGCCCACGCCTTCGTGCTGGACCTGCGCGGCAACGGCGGCGGCAGCCTGGAGCAGGCCATCCGCATCAGCGACCTGTTCCTGAAGCCGGGGCAGTCCATCCTGCGAGCCGAGTTCCGCAACGCGCCCACGGAGAACGTCCTGGCGCGCACGGAACCCGTGGTCCCCGATGCACCGCTGGTGGTGCTGACGGACGAGAACGCCGCGTCCGCGTCCGAGATCGTGGCGGGCGCGCTGCAGGACCACGACCGCGCGGTGATCATCGGCGAGACCACCTTC